A window of the Chitinispirillales bacterium genome harbors these coding sequences:
- a CDS encoding B12-binding domain-containing radical SAM protein, whose product MKIYFINPPFKAEYGKFSRESRSPAITKSGAIYYPLWLIYAAAYAKKNGHNILFLDAPAKQLNENKALGYIKTETEKKILFVLDTSTPSIYSDVSFGAALKEIFPQSFILMVGTHPSACPEETLSLNTKIDAVAQGEYDLTVTQLASVLESGDSIDKVRGVTYRIPKTGELKTNEKIPYIENLDELPYAAEFIKEYLNVNDYFFPAATYPSVQIFTGRGCPFNCNFCVYPQTIHGHKYRIRSSKNIVEEFKYIAENFSNVKEVVIEDDTFTTNKKRIVEICNLLIEQKIHKRLKWLCNARINLDLETMKIMKKAGCRLIIPGIESGNQQILNNIKKEINLEQIKNYVKNAKKAGLLIHACYMIGNKGETIETMKETLKLALKLNTDTAQFFPLIPYPGTEAYNWAEQNGYISADYDRYCKEDGTHNSVLNLPELSAETIVEFCDYARKRYYLRPLYILHRLKVGLTDINDLKRSLKAFGKLKRFLFKN is encoded by the coding sequence ATGAAAATTTATTTTATCAACCCGCCGTTTAAAGCCGAATATGGAAAATTTTCCCGTGAATCGCGAAGTCCTGCAATTACAAAAAGCGGTGCGATATATTATCCGTTATGGCTAATTTATGCGGCAGCTTATGCAAAGAAAAACGGGCACAATATATTATTTTTAGACGCGCCTGCAAAGCAATTAAACGAAAATAAGGCTTTAGGATATATTAAAACCGAGACGGAAAAAAAGATACTGTTTGTGCTTGATACGAGTACGCCGTCAATTTACAGTGACGTTTCCTTTGGAGCGGCGCTAAAGGAAATATTTCCGCAAAGTTTTATTTTAATGGTTGGAACTCATCCTTCAGCTTGCCCTGAAGAAACACTCTCTTTGAATACGAAAATTGATGCGGTCGCTCAGGGCGAGTATGATTTAACGGTAACGCAACTTGCTTCCGTTTTGGAATCAGGTGATAGTATTGATAAAGTAAGAGGAGTTACGTATCGAATTCCCAAAACAGGAGAATTAAAAACAAATGAAAAAATTCCTTACATAGAAAACCTTGACGAATTGCCTTATGCCGCCGAATTTATAAAAGAATACTTAAATGTTAATGACTATTTCTTTCCTGCCGCCACATATCCCTCCGTTCAAATATTTACAGGCAGGGGCTGTCCTTTTAACTGTAATTTTTGCGTTTATCCGCAAACAATACACGGTCACAAATACCGTATTCGTTCATCTAAAAACATAGTTGAAGAATTCAAATACATTGCCGAAAATTTTTCGAACGTAAAAGAAGTTGTTATAGAAGACGACACATTCACTACAAATAAAAAAAGAATTGTAGAAATTTGCAATCTTCTTATCGAACAAAAAATACATAAACGGCTTAAATGGCTTTGCAACGCACGAATAAATCTTGATTTAGAGACAATGAAAATTATGAAAAAAGCCGGATGTCGTCTAATTATTCCCGGAATAGAAAGCGGCAATCAGCAAATATTAAATAATATAAAAAAGGAAATAAATTTAGAACAAATTAAAAATTATGTAAAAAATGCAAAAAAAGCCGGTTTGTTAATTCATGCATGCTATATGATAGGAAACAAAGGTGAAACAATTGAAACAATGAAAGAAACTTTAAAACTTGCTCTGAAACTAAACACGGATACCGCTCAATTTTTTCCGCTTATTCCTTATCCCGGAACAGAAGCGTATAATTGGGCGGAACAAAACGGTTATATAAGCGCCGATTATGATCGTTATTGCAAAGAAGACGGCACTCACAATTCAGTATTGAATCTTCCGGAACTTTCAGCGGAGACTATAGTTGAGTTTTGCGATTATGCCAGAAAGAGATATTATTTACGTCCGTTGTATATATTACACCGACTAAAAGTCGGATTAACAGATATAAACGATTTGAAACGTTCTTTAAAAGCATTTGGTAAATTAAAACGTTTTTTATTCAAAAATTAG
- a CDS encoding glycosyltransferase family 2 protein: MNKISVAMTTYNGEKFLKEQLDSIIKQSRQIDELVVCDDGSTDSTIKILNEFLNIAPFSMNIVINEKNLGSTKNFEKAMSLCKNDIIILCDQDDVWLYDKVKVLENIFLMNQNCGMIFTNAVVIDEMNNTLNKLWFNYGFDKKKQNILKKGKGIELFIGNNIVTGATAAVRKSFFERTRPFPPELVHDHWLASIAVLERKLFFNDTITTNYRKHSMQQLGIGIPAINFSKRINKINNYNKIINSIQIMLNEFNYRFHLTQEQRKMFTDKIEFYMFRKNLSSNYLICISGIIRNLFCGNYHKFASGLLSVAKDMKKILGGGCDKN; the protein is encoded by the coding sequence TTGAATAAAATATCCGTCGCGATGACAACATATAATGGAGAAAAATTTTTGAAAGAGCAGCTCGATAGCATAATAAAACAATCGCGCCAAATTGACGAGCTTGTTGTTTGCGATGACGGCTCCACTGACAGTACAATCAAAATACTTAACGAATTTTTGAATATTGCGCCGTTTTCTATGAATATTGTTATTAATGAAAAAAACTTAGGTAGTACAAAAAATTTTGAAAAAGCAATGTCCTTATGCAAGAATGATATTATAATTTTATGCGATCAGGACGATGTCTGGCTTTACGACAAAGTGAAAGTGTTGGAAAACATATTTTTAATGAATCAAAATTGTGGAATGATTTTTACCAATGCCGTAGTAATAGACGAGATGAACAATACTCTAAACAAATTGTGGTTTAATTATGGTTTTGACAAGAAAAAACAGAATATTTTAAAAAAAGGTAAAGGAATAGAACTCTTTATAGGGAATAATATTGTAACCGGTGCAACAGCGGCTGTAAGAAAATCGTTTTTTGAAAGAACACGCCCTTTTCCACCAGAATTGGTACACGATCATTGGCTTGCTTCTATAGCGGTATTAGAAAGAAAATTGTTTTTTAATGATACAATAACCACAAATTACCGTAAACATTCAATGCAGCAGTTAGGAATAGGGATACCTGCAATTAATTTTTCCAAAAGAATAAATAAAATTAACAATTATAATAAAATCATAAACTCAATACAAATCATGCTCAACGAATTTAATTACAGATTTCATTTAACTCAAGAACAGCGTAAAATGTTTACAGACAAAATTGAATTTTATATGTTTCGTAAAAATCTTTCTTCTAACTATTTAATATGTATATCGGGAATTATACGAAATCTGTTCTGTGGAAATTATCATAAATTTGCCTCCGGTTTACTGAGCGTAGCCAAAGATATGAAAAAAATTTTGGGAGGTGGATGTGATAAAAACTGA
- a CDS encoding glycosyltransferase family 2 protein, which yields MIKTDSNLISVVIVNWNGAEVLPECLKSVLELNHKNIEIIVVDNGSTDDSINIINQICGDKAKIVNLEKNVGFAAGINIGVENAKGEFIATLNNDMVVEPSWLDQPLELLLKDTSVGIVSCRQMDYYDRDKVNELYHYIRKELVFIPFGYDRKFRDNDLFSKKGYVISANGGSAILRAETVKSLGGYDVDFFGYMEEADFCLRAFLYGWRCMYAPDAIVYHMDGFTFKKNRAYKYYLCERNRIWFLYKNIPTVDILKRLLYMFFTELRVIGIFCFKIMRPFLYLKARRDAIYGLSRYKNIRKNNTALFNINKKEFYRLEKYKKLDTLH from the coding sequence GTGATAAAAACTGATTCAAATCTTATTTCCGTAGTTATTGTTAATTGGAACGGCGCGGAAGTTTTACCCGAATGTTTGAAGAGTGTACTTGAACTTAATCATAAAAATATTGAAATTATCGTCGTTGACAACGGATCTACGGACGATTCTATCAATATAATAAACCAAATTTGCGGCGACAAGGCTAAAATCGTTAATCTTGAAAAGAATGTCGGATTCGCCGCAGGAATAAACATAGGGGTTGAAAACGCCAAAGGAGAATTTATCGCTACTCTAAACAACGATATGGTTGTAGAACCATCTTGGCTTGATCAACCGCTTGAACTATTACTCAAAGACACATCTGTCGGGATCGTCAGTTGCAGGCAAATGGATTATTATGACCGTGATAAAGTTAATGAACTTTATCATTACATAAGAAAAGAGCTTGTATTTATACCATTTGGATATGATCGTAAATTCCGTGATAACGACCTTTTTTCAAAGAAAGGATATGTTATTAGTGCAAACGGCGGTTCTGCAATATTGAGGGCAGAAACCGTTAAATCACTTGGTGGATATGATGTTGATTTTTTCGGATATATGGAAGAAGCGGATTTTTGCTTACGTGCGTTTTTGTACGGATGGCGTTGTATGTACGCCCCAGACGCCATCGTGTATCATATGGACGGATTTACTTTCAAAAAAAACAGAGCATATAAGTATTATCTTTGCGAGAGAAACCGTATTTGGTTTTTATATAAAAATATTCCAACCGTGGACATTTTAAAGCGATTACTTTATATGTTTTTTACCGAACTACGTGTTATTGGAATTTTTTGTTTTAAAATAATGAGACCGTTTCTCTATCTGAAAGCTCGACGAGATGCAATTTACGGATTAAGTCGCTACAAAAACATACGAAAAAACAACACAGCGCTTTTTAATATAAACAAAAAAGAATTTTACCGATTAGAAAAATATAAAAAATTGGACACTCTACATTAA
- a CDS encoding glycosyltransferase family protein: MISIIICSINPSRCEKTLKNFSETIGVEYEVIVFKNRQENWGICKVYNHCAEKAKYPYLCFVHEDVFIETKDWGKKIIEFIEKTSDCGVIGFAGGLQAQKNLSSFGGVGESRVNVYDSHNGDTNAYSKVNYKYHRYANPQKESVSKVLCVDGLFQFVKKQIWEKIRYDENTFTGFHFYDVDFSLAVSELYDNYVILNFDVFHDSSGNMREEYIKFMFSFQEKWKKKLPKNLTVASELKKLRAELHEISTIIDICKVANFDMIKYFKQILKINGICFFILTLIHVLLKKLKELTNVKTTNLKI, translated from the coding sequence ATGATTTCAATCATAATTTGCTCAATAAATCCGAGTCGATGTGAAAAAACCTTAAAAAATTTTTCGGAAACAATTGGGGTCGAATATGAGGTTATTGTATTTAAGAATCGTCAAGAAAATTGGGGGATTTGTAAAGTATATAACCACTGTGCAGAAAAAGCAAAATACCCGTATCTATGTTTCGTGCACGAAGATGTTTTTATAGAAACGAAAGATTGGGGAAAGAAAATAATTGAATTTATAGAAAAAACGTCTGATTGCGGCGTAATCGGTTTTGCCGGAGGTTTACAAGCTCAAAAGAATTTAAGTTCGTTTGGAGGAGTCGGTGAAAGTCGAGTGAATGTTTATGATAGTCATAACGGCGATACAAACGCATATTCAAAAGTAAATTACAAATATCACAGATACGCAAATCCTCAAAAGGAATCGGTTTCAAAAGTTTTATGTGTTGACGGATTATTCCAATTTGTTAAGAAACAGATATGGGAAAAAATAAGATACGATGAAAATACATTTACGGGTTTTCACTTTTACGATGTCGATTTTAGTCTTGCGGTTTCCGAATTATATGACAATTATGTTATATTGAACTTTGACGTATTTCATGATTCAAGTGGAAATATGAGAGAAGAATATATAAAATTTATGTTCTCGTTTCAGGAAAAATGGAAAAAAAAATTACCGAAAAACTTAACTGTAGCCAGCGAATTAAAAAAATTACGCGCAGAATTACATGAAATATCGACTATTATAGATATTTGTAAAGTTGCGAATTTTGATATGATAAAATATTTTAAGCAAATATTAAAAATAAACGGTATATGTTTTTTTATTTTAACGTTAATACATGTATTACTAAAAAAATTAAAAGAACTGACAAATGTTAAAACAACAAATTTAAAAATATAA